From Candidatus Bathyarchaeota archaeon, the proteins below share one genomic window:
- a CDS encoding CTP synthase, with product MTKYIFITGGVMSGLGKGMVTCSVGKMLQSRGFTVSAVKCDPYLNVDAGTMNPYIHGEVFVLDDGYEADMDLGAYERFLGIELTRLNNITSGQVYQDIIRRERQGGYLGRCVQIIPHVTDEIKRRIRLVASKTGVDVLLIESGGTVGDIEGLPFLEAFRQMRLEERRGDTLLVHVTLVPVLDAVGEPKTKPTQHSVKELRSIGLQPDVIVARCEAGPLQREQREKIALYCNVEERAVFSSINVNPIYKLPLVLEEQGMGGLLCEYLGLTRRNAEWTEWRRMVERFEAPKETVRIAMCGKYAGLADCYVSVNEALRHAAAASGCRAEISWIEAEVFEEDPSRVEILSDFDGVLVPGGFGERGTEGKIRAIEYCRTRDIPFLGICYGLQLSIVEISRHLLNLEGAHSTECDPKTPHPVIDLLPEQKGLTDIGGTMRLGSLPVRIKPGTMAHRLYGSELIHERHRHRWEVNPAYWKMLEEAGVVFSGWSPDGERIEIIELPRNLFFMATQFHPEFKSRPWSPSPPYYGFVKASLENKLKEREKGSNDK from the coding sequence TTGACCAAGTATATCTTCATCACGGGCGGGGTTATGAGCGGCCTGGGCAAGGGGATGGTCACATGCTCTGTAGGCAAGATGCTTCAGAGCAGAGGCTTCACCGTGAGCGCGGTCAAGTGCGACCCCTACCTTAACGTCGACGCGGGGACCATGAACCCCTACATCCATGGAGAGGTCTTCGTCCTAGATGACGGGTACGAGGCGGACATGGACCTAGGGGCCTATGAGAGGTTCCTCGGGATCGAGCTGACGCGGCTGAACAATATAACCTCAGGCCAGGTATACCAGGATATAATAAGGAGGGAGAGACAGGGGGGATATCTAGGCCGCTGTGTCCAGATAATCCCCCATGTAACCGACGAGATAAAGCGCAGGATAAGGCTGGTGGCCTCTAAGACGGGTGTAGATGTGCTCCTCATAGAGTCTGGAGGGACCGTCGGGGATATTGAGGGGCTGCCCTTCCTAGAGGCCTTCAGGCAGATGAGGCTTGAGGAGAGGAGGGGGGACACCCTCCTGGTCCACGTCACCCTTGTCCCAGTGCTCGACGCTGTTGGGGAGCCTAAGACGAAGCCGACACAGCACAGCGTGAAGGAGTTGAGGTCTATAGGTCTCCAGCCGGATGTCATCGTCGCCAGGTGTGAGGCTGGACCCCTCCAGAGGGAGCAGAGGGAGAAGATCGCCCTATACTGCAACGTCGAGGAGAGGGCCGTATTCTCCTCGATAAATGTGAACCCCATCTACAAGCTCCCCCTAGTACTAGAGGAGCAGGGCATGGGAGGCCTCCTATGCGAATATCTAGGCCTCACCAGAAGGAACGCTGAGTGGACGGAGTGGAGGAGGATGGTGGAGAGGTTCGAGGCGCCAAAGGAGACTGTGAGGATAGCCATGTGCGGAAAGTACGCGGGCCTGGCCGACTGCTATGTGAGCGTGAATGAGGCCCTGAGGCACGCCGCTGCCGCCTCAGGATGCAGGGCTGAGATATCATGGATAGAGGCTGAGGTCTTCGAGGAGGACCCCTCCAGGGTCGAGATCCTAAGCGACTTCGACGGGGTCCTCGTCCCAGGTGGATTCGGCGAGAGGGGGACAGAGGGGAAGATAAGGGCGATAGAGTACTGCAGAACCAGAGACATCCCATTCCTCGGGATCTGCTACGGCCTTCAACTGAGCATCGTGGAGATCTCCCGCCACCTATTAAACCTCGAGGGGGCCCACTCCACCGAGTGCGATCCCAAGACGCCCCATCCAGTCATTGACCTACTACCGGAACAGAAAGGGTTGACCGATATAGGTGGAACCATGAGGCTGGGCTCCCTCCCGGTGCGGATCAAACCCGGAACCATGGCCCACAGGCTCTACGGCTCCGAGCTGATCCATGAGCGCCACAGGCATAGATGGGAGGTAAACCCAGCATACTGGAAGATGCTGGAGGAGGCCGGAGTCGTCTTCTCTGGCTGGAGCCCGGATGGAGAGAGGATTGAGATAATAGAGCTTCCAAGGAACCTTTTCTTCATGGCCACACAGTTCCACCCGGAGTTCAAGAGCAGGCCCTGGAGCCCCTCCCCACCATACTATGGATTCGTGAAGGCGAGCCTGGAGAATAAGCTTAAAGAAAGGGAAAAAGGATCTAACGACAAATAA
- a CDS encoding 2,3-bisphosphoglycerate-independent phosphoglycerate mutase, with protein sequence MDRPRHQLDNLLENGGSRMKAIIVVGDGLADRPLKGLLGRTPLEAAEKGNLDTVAREGICGIMDVISPGRPPGSDAANLALLGYDALESYRGRGALEALGAGIDVRPGDVAFRGNFAYVDDGGVVVDRRAGRVEGSIFSDYLSDIRLDSHPDVEVKVLPTLGHRLTVVLRGEGLSWRISDTDPHRDGMKILNSTPLDGSQEAKRTAEIVNELTRLLREMMSRHPLNRERLKVGLPPVNAVLLRGAGEPPVVKPLSEAYGLRGACVAVTPTVRGACRSAGFDLYTAPGATGGVDTDALSKARVVERILPEYDLIYLHVKGADNASHDGDPHLKIKVIEKIDSMVGYLLEKVDWSETYMAITADHTTSTRAKEHVGDPVPLALKGPEVRADGVDSFSERSCARGGLGRIRGKDLMPIILDLLGKMELFGS encoded by the coding sequence ATGGACCGCCCTAGACATCAGCTTGATAACCTCCTAGAGAATGGTGGAAGCAGGATGAAGGCCATCATCGTCGTGGGAGATGGACTAGCTGATAGGCCTCTCAAAGGCCTCCTGGGTAGAACTCCACTGGAAGCAGCTGAGAAGGGGAACCTGGACACTGTAGCGAGAGAGGGGATATGCGGGATCATGGATGTCATCAGCCCAGGAAGGCCTCCCGGAAGCGACGCCGCAAACCTAGCCCTCCTAGGATATGACGCATTAGAGAGCTACAGGGGGAGGGGCGCCCTCGAGGCCCTCGGCGCAGGGATAGATGTGAGGCCCGGAGATGTCGCCTTCAGGGGGAACTTCGCCTACGTCGATGATGGGGGGGTCGTGGTGGATAGGAGGGCGGGGAGGGTTGAGGGATCTATCTTCTCCGACTACCTCTCAGACATCCGGTTGGATTCTCATCCCGATGTGGAGGTGAAAGTCCTTCCGACCCTCGGCCACAGGCTCACCGTTGTCCTCAGGGGAGAGGGGCTAAGCTGGAGGATCTCGGACACCGACCCCCACAGGGATGGGATGAAGATCTTGAATTCCACGCCCTTGGACGGGTCTCAGGAGGCGAAAAGAACCGCTGAGATCGTAAATGAGCTGACCCGGCTGCTTAGGGAGATGATGAGCCGCCACCCGTTAAACAGGGAGAGGCTGAAGGTGGGCCTACCCCCAGTCAACGCGGTCCTGCTCAGGGGAGCCGGAGAGCCCCCCGTCGTTAAACCCCTGAGTGAGGCTTATGGGCTGAGGGGGGCCTGCGTAGCCGTCACTCCCACGGTTAGGGGGGCCTGCAGGTCGGCGGGGTTCGACCTATACACGGCGCCTGGAGCCACAGGAGGGGTTGACACAGACGCTCTCTCAAAGGCCAGGGTCGTGGAGAGAATCCTGCCGGAATACGATCTGATCTACCTCCACGTCAAGGGGGCGGATAACGCGAGCCACGACGGAGACCCCCATCTAAAGATAAAGGTGATAGAGAAGATAGACTCGATGGTCGGCTACCTCCTGGAGAAGGTAGACTGGAGTGAGACCTACATGGCGATAACGGCTGACCATACGACGAGCACAAGGGCAAAGGAGCATGTCGGCGACCCTGTTCCACTGGCGTTGAAGGGGCCTGAGGTTAGGGCTGACGGGGTGGACTCCTTCTCCGAGAGGAGTTGCGCGAGGGGAGGGCTGGGGAGGATCAGGGGCAAGGACCTCATGCCCATCATCCTAGACCTCCTCGGGAAGATGGAGCTATTCGGGAGCTGA
- a CDS encoding type II toxin-antitoxin system VapC family toxin has translation MPELIVDASVVVKWFVDEEYSNKAIKIRDMYIDGKIRILAPEIINFEILNALYYKKLFSENELREISEALDAYSFDLYSLKGEYSRKTVEIMFYNDITIYDASYISLAVMRNTFMYTADEDLISRLKGDFSNYVRSLRMLNF, from the coding sequence ATTCCAGAATTAATAGTTGACGCAAGTGTAGTGGTAAAATGGTTTGTAGATGAGGAATACTCTAATAAGGCTATAAAAATCAGGGATATGTATATCGATGGGAAAATAAGGATTTTAGCTCCTGAAATAATCAATTTTGAAATCTTAAATGCATTATATTATAAGAAGCTCTTCTCTGAAAATGAGTTGAGAGAGATCTCTGAAGCCTTAGATGCATATTCATTTGATCTATATTCTCTTAAGGGGGAATATTCTAGGAAAACTGTTGAGATAATGTTTTATAATGATATAACTATTTATGATGCTTCATACATATCTCTCGCAGTTATGAGGAATACTTTTATGTATACTGCTGATGAGGATCTTATTTCAAGGTTAAAAGGAGATTTCTCAAATTATGTTAGGAGTTTAAGGATGTTAAATTTTTAA
- a CDS encoding zinc ribbon domain-containing protein — protein sequence MPYCPSCGAEVGETDNFCRRCGARLKELEYPPGTPEAAVKSVIIGRIEGIKRRDPEAISNLVDRERYTKFDDWPPYELQGPEALEREAEALRVLKEYTYETMNWKINILGDAALAAFTIRYRGTIRDRDFDLRSRVTAVLAKSGDVWRIVHEHWSRSPEMQGPRGETLGRRRFKW from the coding sequence ATGCCTTACTGTCCTAGCTGTGGGGCTGAGGTGGGGGAGACCGACAACTTCTGCAGGCGCTGCGGGGCGAGGCTCAAGGAGCTGGAGTACCCCCCAGGAACGCCCGAGGCCGCTGTGAAGTCGGTCATTATAGGGAGGATAGAGGGGATCAAGAGGAGGGATCCCGAGGCTATCTCCAACCTTGTTGATAGGGAGAGGTACACGAAGTTCGACGACTGGCCTCCATACGAGCTCCAGGGACCCGAGGCCCTAGAGAGGGAGGCAGAGGCCCTTCGGGTCCTCAAGGAGTACACCTACGAGACTATGAACTGGAAAATTAACATCCTTGGCGACGCGGCCCTGGCAGCCTTCACCATCAGATACCGAGGGACCATAAGGGATAGGGACTTCGATCTGAGATCTAGGGTGACCGCCGTCCTCGCGAAAAGCGGGGATGTGTGGAGGATCGTCCATGAGCACTGGTCGAGATCCCCAGAAATGCAGGGTCCACGCGGGGAGACGCTCGGACGTCGGCGCTTCAAATGGTAA
- a CDS encoding MATE family efflux transporter produces the protein MAEEIDEAQEAYAIGKYRDRVVSGPIFRTLLWLGAPLLLSHLIFVAYHVLDAYWLSLYGEVTVAVPRQVWPVIMLFQALLNGLTAACMSIVSQYIGSKNYREASLSASRFFTVTFITGAAQCILLLSLREYIFTWVISTPREIFEDMMKYSAVISFDVFFNCISFTYLTLLQSVGDTKRPALINGIAVGINTLLDPFLVLGIGPFPRLGVIGASATDVLGKIISIIGLTYILRKSYPELRVWFTRDINLEWVRLVLRIAIPVMALGLTNGFAFLAQLRIINLLGIVAATAYSIGFVIMDIVDGALWGLSGANSIMVGQNLGAGNNMRAREISYKTALLLFGLVAAGSALVYPVRVTLVEAFAQDPNIIAEAELFLRTLLPTLPFFGIFMIAMSTGRGSGHTTFPTLIGILRLWAVRVGLGYLLAFPMGMGTLGAWLAISLSNIVGGIIAITWIRYGGWAKAVIKKKA, from the coding sequence ATGGCCGAAGAGATCGATGAGGCTCAGGAAGCCTACGCCATAGGGAAGTATAGGGATAGGGTAGTCAGTGGGCCTATATTCCGCACCCTGCTATGGCTTGGGGCTCCCCTCCTCCTCAGCCATCTGATATTTGTGGCCTACCATGTCCTCGACGCCTACTGGCTGAGCCTCTATGGGGAGGTGACCGTGGCGGTTCCAAGGCAGGTCTGGCCGGTTATAATGCTCTTCCAAGCCCTCCTCAACGGATTGACCGCCGCCTGTATGAGCATCGTCTCCCAGTATATTGGGAGCAAGAACTATAGGGAGGCAAGCCTCTCAGCCTCCAGGTTCTTCACCGTGACATTCATCACCGGAGCAGCCCAGTGCATCCTCCTCCTATCGCTGAGAGAGTACATCTTCACCTGGGTGATATCCACCCCCCGGGAGATATTCGAGGATATGATGAAGTACTCTGCTGTCATATCCTTCGATGTCTTCTTCAACTGCATCTCCTTCACCTACCTAACCCTCCTCCAGAGCGTTGGGGACACGAAGAGGCCCGCATTGATAAACGGCATAGCGGTGGGGATAAACACCCTCCTAGACCCCTTCCTTGTGCTGGGAATAGGCCCCTTCCCGAGGCTAGGGGTTATCGGCGCCTCAGCGACAGATGTTCTAGGGAAGATAATATCGATAATCGGATTAACCTATATCTTAAGAAAGAGCTACCCAGAGCTCAGGGTATGGTTCACAAGGGACATCAACCTAGAATGGGTCAGACTCGTCCTAAGGATAGCCATACCAGTCATGGCCTTAGGGTTAACAAATGGTTTCGCCTTCCTTGCACAGCTGAGGATAATCAACCTCCTCGGGATAGTCGCAGCCACAGCCTACTCTATAGGATTCGTGATAATGGACATAGTCGACGGGGCCCTATGGGGCCTGAGCGGGGCCAACTCGATAATGGTAGGGCAGAACCTAGGAGCTGGGAATAATATGAGGGCGAGGGAGATCTCATACAAGACCGCCCTCCTACTCTTCGGCCTTGTGGCCGCAGGCTCAGCCCTGGTCTACCCGGTGAGGGTAACCCTGGTCGAGGCCTTCGCCCAGGATCCGAACATAATAGCCGAGGCTGAGCTCTTCCTCAGAACCCTCCTGCCAACCCTCCCCTTCTTCGGCATCTTCATGATAGCCATGTCCACTGGGAGGGGCTCGGGCCACACCACATTTCCAACCCTAATAGGGATACTCAGGCTCTGGGCGGTAAGGGTGGGCCTGGGATACCTCCTAGCCTTCCCCATGGGGATGGGAACCCTAGGAGCATGGCTCGCCATATCCCTAAGCAATATCGTCGGAGGGATCATCGCGATAACTTGGATAAGGTATGGGGGATGGGCGAAGGCGGTCATAAAGAAGAAGGCCTAG
- a CDS encoding MGMT family protein, protein MKRSWREKLANDRDLPRVVEITEKMRKRWGEGTVVIPAPREVDEIMRRVPRGKLITINRIREMLARKHNTTIGCPITTGIFACIAARAAEEAREEGEKDITPYWRTLKEGGIINEKYPGGAEAQKIILESEGHKIERRGKKFVVVNFEKYLVEI, encoded by the coding sequence ATGAAAAGGTCTTGGAGGGAGAAGCTTGCAAATGATAGAGATCTGCCTAGGGTAGTTGAGATAACGGAGAAGATGAGGAAGAGGTGGGGTGAGGGGACTGTTGTTATTCCGGCTCCCAGGGAGGTTGATGAGATCATGAGGAGGGTTCCTAGGGGAAAACTCATCACCATAAATAGAATCCGTGAGATGCTCGCTAGAAAGCATAATACCACTATTGGCTGTCCCATAACCACAGGAATCTTTGCCTGTATAGCAGCAAGAGCAGCAGAAGAGGCAAGAGAAGAAGGAGAGAAAGATATCACCCCATACTGGAGAACACTGAAAGAGGGAGGAATAATAAACGAAAAATATCCTGGAGGAGCGGAGGCACAAAAGATAATATTGGAAAGTGAAGGACATAAAATCGAGCGAAGAGGTAAAAAATTCGTTGTAGTTAACTTTGAAAAATATTTAGTGGAGATATAA
- a CDS encoding SdpI family protein produces MEIRKVEIILLGLTLLPFITGVYFYPHMPERMASHWNIGGEVDGYLPKFWGLFLIPFILLGLVLIFISIPRIDPLKANIEKFRKYYDVFIIIFFIFMFSIYSQVILWNLDLKISPNATIPIGLGLLFFYIGILCENSKQNWFIGIRTPWTLSSERVWEKTHKLGGKLFKIAGISALFGAFFQSYALFFILAPAILVSICSMIYSYLEYQKEMKTRDVSGSSLS; encoded by the coding sequence ATGGAGATAAGGAAAGTTGAAATAATCCTCCTCGGATTAACTCTTCTCCCATTCATCACAGGTGTTTATTTCTATCCTCACATGCCTGAGAGGATGGCCTCCCACTGGAATATTGGGGGTGAGGTTGATGGATACCTGCCAAAATTCTGGGGGCTATTTTTAATTCCTTTCATCCTTCTTGGACTTGTTTTGATCTTCATCTCCATTCCAAGGATCGACCCTTTGAAAGCAAACATTGAAAAATTCAGAAAATATTATGATGTATTTATTATAATATTTTTTATATTCATGTTTTCCATTTATTCTCAAGTGATCCTGTGGAATCTTGATTTAAAAATAAGCCCCAATGCGACTATTCCGATAGGGCTCGGGCTATTATTTTTCTATATAGGTATTCTCTGTGAGAATTCTAAGCAAAATTGGTTTATCGGGATCAGAACCCCCTGGACCTTGAGCAGCGAAAGAGTATGGGAGAAAACCCATAAACTAGGTGGAAAGTTATTTAAAATAGCTGGGATCTCTGCTCTCTTCGGAGCATTTTTCCAGAGTTATGCATTATTTTTCATTCTTGCTCCTGCGATTTTAGTTTCAATATGTAGCATGATATATTCATACTTAGAATATCAAAAAGAGATGAAAACACGAGATGTATCTGGAAGCTCCCTCAGCTGA
- a CDS encoding cobalamin-dependent protein (Presence of a B(12) (cobalamin)-binding domain implies dependence on cobalamin itself, in one of its several forms, or in some unusual lineages, dependence on a cobalamin-like analog.): MRVIFVEPPKDVWFVMGEYLPPPYGIIQLAAYLEREVKDVEVEVLDCNAEGLDWRGLERHIESYEPDILASSSLATCNAYTVARTLETAKRVNPEILTVTGGQHFTATAQESLEAYPEIDVIVRGEGEETLKELVMEAKNPSHLQGVRGISYRHGDRIIHNPSRPLIQDLETLPYPGYHLVEHLVHRYHFAAMAGSRNPYALIEGSRGCSHSCTYCTQWRHWHGAWRAKTPRRIAEEMEYCYGNYGCRFIWLTDDNIGSGERLGKIADEILTKGLGDLMWFTQARCDDIVDGERYLPKLRRSGLRWVLLGVESPDQPTLDGYRKGVKAEDSKRAVELLKRNDIAAHTMFIIGHRKETEESLSKLREFVNELDPDLAIFTILTPFPGTEIYESARRNGWIEDYNWSHYDMIHAIMPTETLTRAQVQQELYNCYRSFYGSWSRRIRGLISLNELRRRVYQYMWRRGIVEGLRALL; this comes from the coding sequence ATGAGAGTCATCTTCGTAGAGCCACCTAAGGATGTCTGGTTTGTGATGGGGGAGTATCTCCCACCACCATACGGGATAATCCAGCTAGCCGCATACCTCGAGAGGGAGGTCAAGGATGTAGAGGTCGAGGTGCTTGACTGCAACGCTGAGGGGTTGGATTGGAGGGGCCTAGAGAGACACATAGAATCATATGAGCCGGACATCCTGGCCTCCAGCTCGCTCGCCACGTGCAACGCCTACACAGTCGCTAGAACCCTCGAGACCGCCAAGAGGGTGAACCCAGAGATCCTGACTGTGACTGGAGGCCAGCACTTCACCGCGACCGCCCAGGAGAGCCTAGAGGCCTACCCCGAGATAGACGTTATAGTGAGGGGGGAGGGGGAGGAGACCCTTAAGGAGCTCGTCATGGAGGCCAAGAACCCATCACACCTTCAAGGGGTGAGGGGAATCTCCTATAGGCATGGGGATAGGATAATCCACAACCCGTCTAGGCCTCTCATCCAGGACCTGGAAACCCTTCCATACCCGGGATATCACCTCGTCGAGCATCTAGTCCATAGATACCACTTCGCAGCCATGGCCGGATCAAGAAACCCTTACGCATTGATAGAGGGGTCTAGGGGGTGCTCACACTCGTGCACCTATTGCACCCAGTGGCGCCACTGGCATGGAGCCTGGAGGGCGAAGACCCCGAGGCGCATCGCGGAAGAGATGGAGTACTGCTACGGGAACTATGGATGCAGGTTCATCTGGCTCACGGACGACAACATAGGATCCGGGGAGAGGCTGGGGAAGATAGCGGATGAGATCCTGACAAAGGGGCTTGGGGATCTCATGTGGTTCACCCAGGCTAGATGCGACGACATAGTGGATGGGGAGAGATATCTGCCTAAGCTGAGGAGGTCGGGCCTGAGATGGGTCCTCCTAGGGGTGGAGAGCCCAGACCAGCCCACCCTAGACGGCTATAGGAAGGGGGTGAAGGCGGAGGATTCTAAGAGGGCCGTCGAGCTGCTGAAGAGGAACGACATAGCAGCCCACACCATGTTCATAATAGGCCATAGGAAGGAGACTGAGGAGTCCCTGTCAAAGCTCAGGGAGTTCGTGAATGAGCTGGACCCAGACCTCGCAATATTCACCATCCTAACCCCCTTCCCGGGGACTGAGATCTACGAATCGGCGAGGAGGAACGGGTGGATTGAGGACTATAACTGGTCCCACTACGATATGATCCACGCCATAATGCCAACGGAGACCCTTACCCGAGCCCAGGTTCAGCAGGAGCTATACAACTGCTACAGGAGCTTCTACGGCTCATGGAGTAGGAGGATCAGGGGGTTGATATCCCTTAACGAGCTAAGGAGGAGGGTCTACCAGTACATGTGGAGGAGAGGCATAGTTGAGGGGCTGAGGGCCCTCCTCTAA
- a CDS encoding zinc-ribbon domain-containing protein encodes MVYCVRCGAKNEDDAKFCSICGAPLYLPHRGEVGSRDVNPRERIEGECFGIPRGSSVVGLAIGLIIVLAGLSLLLKELYQITIPWWPIAVIILGVFIIIGAILGSRRR; translated from the coding sequence ATGGTTTATTGTGTTAGGTGCGGCGCCAAGAATGAAGATGATGCCAAGTTTTGCTCCATTTGCGGAGCTCCTTTATATCTTCCCCATAGGGGTGAGGTGGGAAGCAGGGATGTCAACCCCCGTGAGAGGATCGAGGGGGAGTGCTTCGGTATCCCTAGGGGGAGCTCGGTTGTAGGTTTGGCGATAGGCCTGATAATCGTTCTAGCCGGCCTTAGCCTCCTCCTGAAGGAACTCTACCAGATAACGATACCCTGGTGGCCGATCGCTGTCATAATCCTCGGGGTGTTCATCATCATAGGCGCCATCTTAGGTTCACGCCGCAGATAG
- a CDS encoding PIN domain-containing protein has translation MSTVSLDEFVLSRELGNEMADRKYLELKTTGIIFVSPDEETALLAGRLETKYSREKRTLALADAYCLATALKEEAKIITGDPEFSPVTECEVIWVASNTI, from the coding sequence ATGAGCACGGTCTCCCTGGATGAGTTCGTCCTCTCAAGGGAGTTGGGAAATGAAATGGCAGACAGGAAATACCTCGAGCTTAAAACCACTGGGATTATATTCGTATCACCCGATGAGGAGACCGCTCTGCTGGCTGGGAGGCTGGAAACAAAGTACTCAAGGGAGAAAAGAACCCTTGCGCTGGCCGACGCCTACTGTCTAGCAACGGCCTTGAAGGAGGAAGCAAAGATAATCACGGGAGACCCAGAGTTCTCCCCCGTTACAGAGTGTGAGGTTATATGGGTGGCATCCAATACCATTTGA